One part of the Egibacteraceae bacterium genome encodes these proteins:
- a CDS encoding helicase-related protein: MTRDARATELLTAVAGPTASFRAGQLESILALVEHRARLLLVQRTGWGKSAVYFIATRLLREGGAGPTLLISPLLALMRNQILMAERAGVHASTINSANRDGWVPVLGTTATANDRVIADIGEQLDLRLAVHRGPLARESLRLFVAPIADQAQRLAWLATYLPGLPGSGIVYCLTVAVTRRLAAWLRGRGIDAAAYYGALDADAREDVERRLLDNDVKVVVATSALGMGFDKPDWGSSSTSRLPDRSSPTTSRSAARAEQWTRPLGSCSPAPRTPTSKTTSSKSPSHRATRQRLWSSCWQPRRPRCACLRSSRGSTSGAAAWKPC; this comes from the coding sequence ATGACGAGGGACGCGAGGGCGACAGAGCTGCTGACCGCGGTTGCGGGGCCGACTGCGTCGTTTCGGGCCGGGCAGCTGGAGAGCATCCTCGCCCTCGTGGAGCATCGCGCGCGCCTGCTGCTCGTGCAGCGGACGGGCTGGGGCAAGAGCGCGGTGTACTTCATCGCAACCCGTCTACTGCGCGAGGGGGGAGCCGGTCCGACGCTCCTGATCTCGCCGCTGCTGGCGCTGATGCGCAACCAGATCTTGATGGCCGAGCGCGCGGGCGTGCACGCGTCAACGATCAACAGCGCCAACCGCGACGGGTGGGTGCCCGTCCTCGGCACCACAGCGACGGCCAACGACCGGGTGATCGCCGACATCGGCGAGCAACTCGACCTGCGCCTCGCGGTGCACCGGGGGCCCCTCGCCAGGGAGTCCTTGCGGCTGTTCGTCGCGCCCATAGCGGACCAGGCCCAACGCCTGGCCTGGCTTGCCACCTACCTACCCGGCCTGCCCGGCAGCGGCATCGTGTACTGCCTGACGGTCGCGGTCACGCGGCGGCTGGCCGCCTGGCTGCGCGGCCGAGGGATCGACGCCGCGGCCTACTACGGCGCCCTGGATGCCGACGCACGGGAAGACGTCGAGCGGCGACTGCTGGACAACGACGTCAAGGTCGTCGTGGCCACCTCCGCGCTCGGGATGGGGTTCGACAAGCCCGATTGGGGTTCGTCGTCCACTTCCAGGCTCCCGGATCGATCGTCGCCTACTACCAGCAGGTCGGCCGCGCGGGCCGAGCAGTGGACAAGGCCTTTGGGATCCTGCTCGCCGGCACCGAGGACGCCGACATCCAAGACCACTTCATCGAAGTCGCCTTCCCACCGCGCGACCAGGCAGAGGCTGTGGTCGAGCTGCTGGCAGCCGCGGCGGCCCCGGTGCGCATGTCTGAGATCCAGTCGCGGGTCAACGTCCGGCGCAGCCGCCTGGAAGCCATGCTGA
- a CDS encoding DNA repair helicase XPB — protein MVEYDNPLIVQSDATVLLEVASPKAGDARAALARFAELEKSPEHVHTYRITPLSLWNAASAGVDDRDVAATLTDYAKYPVPDSVLVDVRDQMSRYGRLRVVRDFDTGGLALTSAEPALLAEVAHDRAVAGLLGDRLDGNRYAVRLGDRGPLKQALLRLGWPAADEAGYDDGASLDVGLRASLRTYQADALASWWADGSAAGGNGVLVLPCGAGKTVIGLAAMAQSGASTLIVATSIVAARQWIAELRDKTDLDAEAIGEYSGERKQIRPVTVATYQVLTWRNPRAGDDAEVGTAHPHLGLFNAQRWGLVVYDEVHLLPAPVFRATAQIQAVRRLGLTATLVREDGKEPDVFALIGPKRYDAPWRDLESQGWIAPARCTEVRVDLAEDARMRYATAPAQQRYRIAATAGAKLPVLDALVARHPDDRVLVIGTYLDQLKAVAERLGAPLVTGQTGQGVREQRFAAFRDGSLPLLVVSKVANFSIDLPEANVAIQLSGQFGSRQEEAQRLGRILRPKADGGQASFYTVVARETIDQAFAANRQRFLTEQGYAYTILDAEEVLAGA, from the coding sequence ATGGTGGAGTATGACAACCCGCTGATCGTGCAGTCCGACGCGACCGTGCTGCTCGAGGTCGCAAGCCCCAAGGCTGGCGACGCGCGCGCGGCGCTGGCGCGCTTCGCCGAGCTGGAGAAGTCCCCCGAGCACGTCCACACGTATCGCATCACGCCGCTGTCGCTGTGGAACGCCGCCTCGGCGGGCGTGGACGACCGCGACGTCGCCGCGACACTCACCGACTACGCCAAGTACCCCGTGCCCGACTCGGTGCTCGTCGACGTCCGCGACCAGATGAGCCGCTACGGGCGCCTGCGGGTCGTCCGTGACTTCGACACCGGGGGGCTCGCGCTGACCAGCGCCGAGCCGGCGCTGCTGGCCGAGGTCGCCCACGACCGCGCGGTCGCGGGGCTGCTCGGCGACCGCCTCGACGGCAACCGCTACGCCGTGCGCCTCGGCGACCGGGGCCCGCTCAAGCAGGCGCTGCTGCGGCTGGGCTGGCCCGCCGCCGACGAGGCCGGCTACGACGACGGGGCGAGCCTCGACGTCGGCCTGCGCGCGTCGCTGCGCACCTACCAGGCCGACGCGCTCGCGAGCTGGTGGGCGGACGGCTCCGCCGCCGGCGGCAACGGCGTGCTCGTCCTGCCGTGCGGGGCGGGCAAGACGGTGATCGGGCTGGCGGCCATGGCCCAGTCGGGAGCCTCGACGCTGATCGTGGCGACGTCGATCGTCGCCGCGCGCCAGTGGATCGCCGAGCTGCGCGACAAGACCGACCTGGACGCCGAGGCGATCGGCGAGTACTCCGGGGAGCGCAAGCAGATCCGGCCCGTGACCGTGGCGACCTACCAGGTGCTGACCTGGCGGAACCCCCGCGCCGGCGATGACGCCGAGGTGGGGACGGCGCACCCCCACCTCGGGCTTTTCAACGCCCAGCGCTGGGGGCTGGTCGTCTACGACGAGGTGCACCTGCTGCCCGCGCCGGTTTTCCGCGCCACCGCGCAGATCCAGGCGGTGCGTCGCCTCGGCCTGACCGCCACGCTCGTGCGCGAGGACGGCAAGGAGCCCGACGTGTTCGCGCTGATCGGCCCGAAGCGCTACGACGCGCCGTGGCGCGACCTCGAGTCCCAGGGGTGGATCGCCCCCGCCCGCTGCACGGAGGTGCGGGTCGACCTCGCCGAGGACGCGCGCATGCGCTACGCGACCGCGCCGGCCCAGCAGCGCTACCGCATCGCCGCGACCGCCGGCGCAAAGCTGCCGGTCCTCGACGCGCTGGTCGCCCGCCACCCCGACGACCGGGTGCTCGTCATCGGCACCTACCTCGACCAGCTCAAGGCCGTGGCCGAGCGGCTCGGCGCGCCGCTCGTCACCGGCCAGACCGGCCAGGGCGTCCGCGAGCAGCGCTTCGCCGCGTTCCGGGACGGCTCCCTGCCGCTGCTGGTCGTCAGCAAGGTCGCGAACTTCTCGATCGACCTGCCGGAGGCCAACGTGGCGATCCAGCTGTCCGGCCAGTTCGGCTCCCGCCAGGAGGAGGCTCAGCGGCTCGGGCGGATCCTGCGGCCCAAGGCCGACGGCGGACAGGCGAGCTTCTACACCGTGGTGGCCCGCGAGACCATCGACCAGGCCTTCGCCGCCAACCGCCAGCGCTTCCTCACCGAGCAGGGCTACGCCTACACGATCCTCGACGCCGAGGAGGTCCTCGCCGGCGCGTGA
- a CDS encoding type II toxin-antitoxin system VapC family toxin: MVVTTLVLDTHAYVWAVTAPDRLSAPAREAVTDPANELLVSAATVWEMAIKHQAGRWPEAEVLLRQHDALTLRLGAEERPITAADAVRAGGLSWAHRDPFDRMLAAQALLSQATLVTKDPGFAALGGLPILW, encoded by the coding sequence GTGGTCGTGACCACCCTCGTGCTCGACACCCACGCCTATGTCTGGGCCGTCACCGCGCCGGATCGGCTGTCGGCGCCAGCGCGTGAGGCGGTCACGGATCCCGCCAACGAGCTTCTGGTGTCGGCTGCCACCGTCTGGGAGATGGCGATCAAGCACCAAGCGGGGCGGTGGCCAGAAGCAGAGGTCCTGTTGCGGCAGCACGACGCCCTCACGCTCCGCCTGGGGGCCGAGGAGCGTCCGATCACCGCGGCGGACGCCGTACGCGCCGGTGGGCTCTCCTGGGCGCACCGCGATCCCTTCGACCGCATGCTGGCCGCACAGGCTCTCCTGTCGCAGGCGACGCTGGTGACCAAGGACCCCGGCTTCGCCGCGCTCGGCGGCCTGCCGATCCTGTGGTGA
- a CDS encoding type II toxin-antitoxin system prevent-host-death family antitoxin, translated as MVSVHNVAEAKAQLSRLLDAALAGEEVILARAGRPLVRLVPLQPPPSREIGFLPLTMPDDRFDPLEGDDLERWS; from the coding sequence ATGGTCAGCGTGCACAACGTCGCCGAGGCCAAGGCGCAGCTGTCTCGCCTGCTCGATGCCGCGCTCGCGGGGGAGGAGGTCATCCTCGCCCGCGCGGGCAGGCCCCTCGTGCGGCTCGTGCCGCTCCAGCCGCCACCGAGTCGGGAGATCGGCTTCCTGCCGTTGACGATGCCCGACGACCGGTTCGACCCACTGGAGGGCGATGATCTCGAGCGGTGGTCGTGA
- a CDS encoding helicase-associated domain-containing protein has product MPTGNSLPDQLRAWPAERLAGLLTRVPVLRHALEGHGPLAGVSPYGLAYPPQLRTGHRTIERLATLLSSPIGIDACLASLDRTARDLVTLAVWHGGALSREQALAEVAACGVDPDAIAPRLDDAAAALAAALLTEPAAGWVVLRPGVAGVADLPGVLARPSLEQAPSSALQQALRNHGVRRPPSRKQERVDALEALLRDGDAVRAAVQGLSDDARRLVHRLVRDGPQTLRDLGVVAYEPWDRTATPLRELEALCLVGVDYADQECWAWLDVVVALGGGVVPDWPPPPDVETAAVRDPGGLPEVIGRLAALVALWRAQPAPALAGGGIGVRPVRAAAKQLGVPAGHVGLLTNLAVDLGLLGQVPAGPTGHGRGRAASERLAWAPTARAEDFEALPAERRWALLVQAWHDAEDLDETEGLPERLESSAWYGATVARGALLDLLAELPPGAGLHADDLAAAAAHRYPALLSAPVAANLTEAARALGLVPPDGPVGLTGLGRALLDGPEALAAALPSPATSFVVQADLSVVAPPDLAPDLGGRLERYAELESAAGARLYRLSETRLAAALDAGERDEDILGFLDAHSTAPLAQNVVYLVRDVARRHGRVRAGACSSYVRSDDPALLSRAVAVKGAELRALAPTVAVSGLPRDTVVAALRAKGLMPVAEDADGLALRPTVTAPADGADLPELRERLAGCAAHAQLLAAELLATPPPRTGRDGLGPAATAASLLDPWDDVDLEDEEWVELDVEWLARGREALQSLLAEVQQRGGRR; this is encoded by the coding sequence ATGCCGACCGGGAACTCCTTGCCCGACCAGTTGCGCGCGTGGCCCGCGGAGCGGCTCGCCGGTCTGCTCACCCGGGTGCCCGTGCTGCGCCACGCGCTCGAGGGCCACGGTCCCCTCGCCGGAGTCAGCCCGTACGGGCTGGCCTACCCGCCGCAGCTCCGCACGGGTCACCGCACGATCGAGCGGTTGGCGACGCTGCTGTCCAGCCCGATCGGCATCGACGCGTGCCTGGCGAGCCTGGACCGCACGGCCCGCGACCTCGTGACGCTCGCGGTGTGGCACGGCGGGGCGCTGTCACGCGAGCAGGCGCTGGCCGAGGTGGCCGCCTGCGGGGTCGATCCCGACGCGATCGCCCCGCGCCTGGACGATGCCGCCGCGGCCCTGGCGGCCGCGCTGCTCACCGAGCCGGCGGCCGGGTGGGTCGTCCTGCGCCCCGGCGTGGCAGGCGTGGCGGACCTGCCCGGCGTGCTCGCACGGCCCAGCCTCGAGCAGGCGCCGTCCAGTGCGCTGCAACAGGCCCTGCGCAACCACGGTGTCCGCCGTCCGCCGAGTCGCAAGCAGGAGCGGGTCGACGCCCTGGAGGCGCTGCTGCGCGACGGCGACGCCGTGCGCGCGGCCGTTCAGGGCCTGAGCGACGACGCCCGCCGCCTCGTGCACCGCCTGGTGCGCGACGGTCCCCAGACGCTGCGCGACCTCGGCGTGGTCGCCTACGAGCCGTGGGACCGCACGGCCACCCCGCTGCGCGAGCTCGAGGCACTCTGCCTGGTCGGCGTCGACTACGCGGATCAGGAGTGCTGGGCGTGGCTCGACGTGGTCGTCGCGCTGGGCGGCGGTGTGGTGCCCGACTGGCCGCCCCCACCGGACGTCGAGACCGCTGCGGTGCGCGATCCCGGCGGGCTGCCCGAGGTGATCGGCCGGCTGGCGGCGCTGGTCGCCCTGTGGCGCGCGCAGCCGGCTCCCGCGCTGGCCGGCGGTGGGATCGGGGTCCGCCCCGTGCGGGCTGCGGCCAAGCAGCTCGGCGTGCCGGCCGGCCACGTCGGTCTGCTCACCAACCTCGCGGTCGACCTCGGTCTGCTCGGTCAGGTGCCGGCCGGGCCGACCGGGCACGGGCGCGGGCGCGCCGCGAGCGAGCGGCTCGCCTGGGCGCCGACGGCGCGGGCGGAGGACTTCGAGGCGCTACCCGCCGAGCGGCGCTGGGCGCTGCTCGTGCAGGCGTGGCACGACGCCGAGGATCTCGACGAGACCGAGGGGCTGCCCGAGCGGCTCGAGTCGTCCGCCTGGTACGGCGCGACCGTGGCCCGCGGCGCGTTGCTGGACCTGCTCGCCGAGCTGCCACCCGGCGCCGGCCTGCACGCCGACGACCTTGCGGCCGCGGCCGCGCACCGCTACCCCGCGCTGCTGTCCGCTCCGGTGGCCGCCAACCTCACCGAAGCGGCCCGGGCGCTCGGCCTCGTGCCGCCCGACGGTCCGGTCGGGCTGACCGGCCTTGGCCGGGCGTTGCTGGACGGGCCGGAGGCGCTGGCGGCGGCGCTGCCGTCACCGGCGACGAGCTTCGTCGTGCAGGCCGACCTGTCGGTCGTCGCCCCGCCGGACCTGGCGCCCGACCTGGGCGGGCGTCTGGAGCGCTACGCCGAGCTGGAGTCCGCCGCTGGGGCGCGGCTGTACCGCCTGAGCGAGACCCGTCTGGCCGCCGCCCTCGACGCCGGCGAGCGCGACGAGGACATCCTCGGCTTCCTCGACGCGCACTCCACCGCACCCCTGGCCCAGAACGTGGTCTACCTGGTGCGCGACGTCGCCCGCCGCCACGGCCGGGTGCGGGCCGGCGCCTGCTCCTCCTACGTGCGCAGCGACGACCCCGCGCTGCTGTCGCGCGCGGTCGCCGTCAAGGGCGCCGAGCTGCGCGCGCTCGCTCCGACGGTGGCGGTCTCGGGGCTGCCGCGGGACACGGTCGTGGCGGCGCTGCGCGCCAAGGGACTGATGCCCGTCGCCGAGGACGCCGACGGCCTCGCGCTGCGTCCCACGGTGACCGCCCCCGCCGACGGCGCCGACCTGCCCGAGCTGCGCGAGCGGCTGGCGGGCTGCGCCGCGCACGCTCAGTTGCTTGCGGCCGAGCTGCTCGCCACGCCCCCGCCCCGGACGGGTCGCGACGGGCTCGGCCCCGCGGCCACCGCTGCCTCGTTGCTCGATCCGTGGGACGACGTGGACCTTGAGGACGAGGAGTGGGTGGAACTCGACGTCGAGTGGCTCGCGCGGGGTCGCGAGGCTCTGCAGTCGCTGCTGGCCGAGGTCCAGCAGCGGGGAGGCCGGCGCTGA